TCGTAATACCCTCTTCATCAGCGGCCCCTCCTTTCAAAAGTTTTTAACAAAATAAAATTGTTACCATTTTAGGGGCCGCTACCCTAAATTTCAACTAACTTTGACACACCCTCTAGTATTTCGAAAGGGCTTAAACACTATAATTCAGTTATGCCTTGCTTTAATCAATCTTCGGATACACCACTCCCCTTTAATTATCAATCATCTTTTACCAAGCCTTTTAAGGGCGGAATAGCAACTGTTAAGCTGCCTTACTAAAAGGCAGACACCTGATCAATAGCCCCCTGAAGTTCCACATCAGGACGCCAATGATGCCCAAAGAGGCGAAGATTTGGGGCATCACTCGGCAAATGCCAGTACAGCCGCCAGTCGCTCCTCCTGTTGTTACGCTAATCGGTGCACACATCTTCCTCCACCTCCTTTCTTATTGAGGCCCTTCAACAGCCTCTTTTTTTACTGTCCTAAGGCCTTGGCATAATGCCAAGCTCGACCAGAGGATTTACTCCAGCAGCCTTGAGTTTTTCAATTTCAGCAGGGCTCTTAACCTCAAACTTTTTTATAGTTGAAACCAAAGCCTCTGGTCTATCCAGGTAGTCCATCATCCACACATCCATCTTTAGCCTCATCCACCACCATCTATAGGTGTCAAATGCCCTTAAGTCCGTCCTCTTTGTTCCGCTTCCTTTGAATGCCTTATCCCAGTCAAATGCCACGACCAATCCCTCCCCCTTTTTCGCTCCTCTCTTCCATCTAATGACAATATTGGCCACATTCTTTGCCTCTTTGGGAAGTCTCTTCTTTTGCTCCTTGGTTAGCCATTTTACAAACAGCCTCTTATGCCCAACATTGGTCTCAAAGATTTGTATCAGGGCATCGTCCTTGCACCAGGGAGGAATTGCAATGACGGTATATTCATGCCTGGGAGCTGAGGAGGGAAGGTTCTTTTTCAGGTATTCGGCTATTAGATAGCCGCTTGTCAGTCCGGGGCAGATATGGTCGTGAAGCTCAGCTACCTTGAGAAAGTCATTCGGCAAACCCATAACCCAGAGATTGGCTATGGTAAATAGGCTGAATTCGTTTCCACCAAATACCCTGGCAATCATCTTCTTCTGCCATGATTCTGGGCTGCTGAGCAGCCTATCGGCATCGATATTCTCTTTGGCAATTTTGGCGAAGATTTCCTTGTCCTTTAGTTTCATGAAATCCCTTAAAGCGGCAACTCTTCCCCTCTTCTCCCTGTCCAGATAAATTTTGAGGACATCGCTTTTGGCTTCAAGGTAGATACAATCTTTGCTTGTTTTGTGGAAAAAGGCGAACCATAACGGGACATTATATGGTTTATGCACATTTACTAGATTTCCTTTGCCCCGAGAAGTGCCAGTAGTCATCATCACTCCATCAAGGGCTTTTTCCGTGGTATATTTACCAATTTTGGCTATATACCCAGCATCTGTGAAGACCAGAACGTTAGGATCACCTTTACTAAAAGGTAATTTTTTCATCGCCACGGCTGAGGCTTTAAACCCCAGTAGATGCAGCACCGATAAATTCTTTTCCCCAACGAAGTCGACAACAGGCTTTAAGTCTGGATAATCATTAACTATCGATTTCTGTGCCAGGGCAACCATAGCGAAAACAGTGCTTAACAGCATTACCAAACCCAGCATAATTGCGATTCTTTTTCTTTTCATAGCTACCTCCTTATCAGAATCAGTTAAGACCCTTAAACAAAAAGACCACTTTGGCCCCCTGCTTCTGCAGGTTCTAAGGCCTTCGTGGCCTTTATTTTTATTGAAAAACTGCTCCTAAAATCTAGTTATAGATCCTTCATGGACCCTGGTTTTCATTTTCGCTTATACAACACCACCTCCTTTTTGTCAACCCCCTTCTTAGCATGCCAGGTTTATCAAATGGGCTCCGGACATTGACAAAGGACAGGGGGCGTGATATCTAAAGGTCATGGAGCGGATAGGAATTATAGCCAAAAGAAACAAACCTGAGGCCTTTAAGGTAGTCAAAGACCTGATCGAATGGTCAAAAGACAAGCGGGTAGAGTGCTTCATCGATCCTGAGATGGCGAAATTCATCCGCCACCCCTCGCTGGACAAAGAACAGATGCCCCTATCCGTGGACATGGTGGTGGTCTTGGGAGGGGATGGAACCCTGCTGGCTGCAGCCCGCACGATCCAGAAGAGGCGAGTTCCCATCCTCGGGGTAAACCTCGGGGGATTGGGGTTTTTAACCGCGATCACCTTGGACGAACTCTACCCCATGTTGGACAACATTCTGCGGGGTGATTATAAAAGCGATGAACGTATGCTCCTAAAGGCCCGCATCTGGCGCAAAGAGAAGGTGATTGATGAGTTCACCGTCCTTAACGATGTAGTCATCAATAAGGGGGCCTTGGCCCGAATCATAGAATTGGAGACCAGTGTAGATCACGAATATCTTACCACCTTCCGAGCCGATGGCCTGATCATCTCTACACCCACCGGTTCTACCGGGCATTCGCTGTCAGCCGGCGGCCCCATCGTCTACCCCTCCCTCCAATGCATCATCATCACCCCTATTTGCCCTCACACCCTGACCAACAGGCCCATCATCGTCCCGGAGGAGGCCACCATCAGGGTAACCCTCTGCTCCAAGGGAGAGGAGGTCTTCCTCACCCTGGATGGTCAGGTGGGGTTCAAGATGGAGGTAAATGACAGGGTGGAGGTAAAGAAGGAGGAGGAGTTCATCACCCTCATCAAGTCCCCTTCCAAGGGCTATTTCGAAGTCCTGCGGACCAAGTTGATGTGGGGAGGGGATATCGTATCCAATCGTTAAGGGAGGCGGTGAGATGTTGGTGGAGCTGCACATCGAAAATCTCGCCATCATCGATCAGCTGCGCATCGACTTCAAGGAAGGCCTGAACATCCTCACCGGGGAGACCGGAGCGGGCAAGTCCATCATCCTCAATGCCCTCAACCTCATCTTGGGGGATAGGGTCAAGGATGACGTCATCAGATCTCACGAACAAGAAGGCCTGGTGGAGGCCCTCTTTGACATCTCCGTCAACCCTAAGATCCGTCAATGGCTGCGGGAGAAAGGTATAGAGGCGGAGGACAACCTCGTGATAAAGAGGATGCTGTTCAAGAAGGACAAAAGCAAAATTTATATCAACGGCCAACTCGCCACCCTGCAGATGGCCTCTCTTATCGGTGAGGAGCTCCTGAACATCTACGGCCAGCATCAACACCAGGTCCTGAGAAGGGTGGAAAACCACCTGGATATCTTGGATGAGTTCGGGGGGCTCCTTGTGCTGCGGTCCGAATTCCAGAGGGCGTACAGGGAGATCAAAGGGCTGGATAAACGCCTTCGGGAGCTGAGGGCACAGCAAGAAAGGGG
Above is a window of Deltaproteobacteria bacterium DNA encoding:
- a CDS encoding NAD(+)/NADH kinase — encoded protein: MERIGIIAKRNKPEAFKVVKDLIEWSKDKRVECFIDPEMAKFIRHPSLDKEQMPLSVDMVVVLGGDGTLLAAARTIQKRRVPILGVNLGGLGFLTAITLDELYPMLDNILRGDYKSDERMLLKARIWRKEKVIDEFTVLNDVVINKGALARIIELETSVDHEYLTTFRADGLIISTPTGSTGHSLSAGGPIVYPSLQCIIITPICPHTLTNRPIIVPEEATIRVTLCSKGEEVFLTLDGQVGFKMEVNDRVEVKKEEEFITLIKSPSKGYFEVLRTKLMWGGDIVSNR